Proteins co-encoded in one Ruegeria sp. HKCCD4315 genomic window:
- a CDS encoding protein meaA, with protein sequence MTQTQKDRPWLIRTYAGHSTAKASNALYRGNLAKGQTGLSVAFDLPTQTGYDSDHTLARGEVGKVGVPVCHLGDMRVLFDQIPLEQMNTSMTINATAPWLLALYIAVAEEQGADVSKLQGTVQNDLIKEYLSRGTYVCPPKPSLKMIADVAEYCYTNVPKWNPMNVCSYHLQEAGATPEQELAYALATAIAVLDELRPRVPAEDFPALCGRISFFVNAGIRFVTEMCKMRAFVDLWDEILQQRYGVENPKFRRFRYGVQVNSLGLTEQQPENNVYRILIEMLAVTLSKNARARAVQLPAWNEALGLPRPWDQQWSMRMQQILAYETDLLEFDDLFDGNPAVDAKVEDLKTGARAELANLDSMGGAVASIEYMKSRLVDSNADRLNRIERNETVVVGVNKWIEGEASPLQTEDGGIMVVDPAVEQEQIDRLSQWREERDDAAVTAALAALREAAQTGANVMEPSIAAAKAGVTTGEWAEEMRKVYGTYRGPTGVSGSVSNKTEGLDDLRAAVDAVSDKLGRRLKFLVGKPGLDGHSNGAEQIAFRARDCGMDISYEGIRLTPEEIVDAAREDDAHVIGLSILSGSHLPLVEEVLSRLQKEGLSHIPVVVGGIIPDEDAEKLKAMGVAKVYTPKNFELNAIMGDIVVLADPKTLAAE encoded by the coding sequence ATGACGCAGACGCAGAAAGATCGCCCCTGGCTCATCCGAACCTATGCCGGTCATTCCACGGCCAAAGCCTCGAACGCGCTTTACCGGGGGAACCTGGCGAAAGGGCAAACCGGTCTGTCCGTGGCCTTCGATCTGCCGACGCAAACGGGCTATGACAGCGACCACACCTTGGCGCGCGGTGAAGTCGGCAAGGTTGGTGTGCCGGTTTGTCATCTGGGCGACATGCGGGTTCTGTTCGACCAAATCCCGCTTGAGCAGATGAACACCTCGATGACGATCAACGCCACTGCCCCATGGCTTTTGGCGCTTTATATCGCTGTCGCGGAAGAGCAAGGCGCAGACGTGTCGAAATTGCAGGGCACGGTTCAGAATGACCTGATCAAGGAATATCTGAGCCGAGGCACCTATGTTTGCCCGCCCAAACCGTCGCTCAAGATGATCGCGGACGTGGCCGAGTATTGCTATACCAACGTTCCCAAGTGGAACCCGATGAACGTGTGCTCGTACCACCTGCAGGAAGCTGGCGCGACACCGGAACAGGAACTGGCCTATGCGTTGGCCACTGCCATCGCCGTGTTGGACGAACTGCGCCCGCGCGTACCGGCAGAAGATTTTCCAGCGCTGTGCGGTCGGATTTCGTTTTTCGTAAACGCGGGTATCCGTTTTGTTACCGAAATGTGCAAGATGCGCGCCTTTGTGGATCTTTGGGACGAGATTCTGCAACAACGCTATGGTGTCGAGAACCCCAAATTCCGCCGATTCCGCTATGGCGTGCAGGTGAACTCGTTGGGTCTGACGGAACAGCAGCCAGAAAACAACGTCTATCGCATCCTGATCGAGATGCTGGCCGTGACGCTGTCGAAAAACGCGCGCGCCCGTGCGGTGCAGTTGCCCGCGTGGAACGAGGCTCTTGGCCTGCCGCGCCCCTGGGATCAGCAATGGTCGATGCGGATGCAGCAGATTCTGGCATATGAGACCGACTTGCTGGAATTCGACGATTTGTTCGATGGCAACCCCGCCGTCGATGCCAAAGTTGAAGACCTGAAAACAGGTGCGCGGGCCGAGTTGGCAAACCTGGACTCGATGGGTGGAGCGGTAGCTTCCATCGAGTACATGAAATCCCGCCTCGTAGACTCGAACGCAGACCGGTTGAACCGGATCGAACGGAACGAAACCGTTGTTGTTGGTGTGAACAAATGGATTGAAGGTGAGGCCTCACCTTTGCAGACCGAAGATGGCGGCATCATGGTTGTCGATCCTGCGGTTGAACAAGAACAGATCGACCGCCTGAGCCAATGGCGTGAAGAACGCGACGACGCAGCAGTCACGGCAGCCTTGGCAGCCTTGCGCGAAGCAGCGCAGACCGGAGCCAACGTGATGGAACCTTCGATCGCTGCGGCCAAAGCAGGTGTCACCACAGGCGAATGGGCGGAAGAGATGCGCAAGGTCTATGGCACCTATCGCGGTCCAACGGGCGTTTCAGGCTCGGTTTCAAACAAAACCGAAGGGTTGGACGATCTGCGCGCTGCGGTCGACGCGGTCAGTGACAAACTGGGTCGTCGTCTCAAGTTCCTGGTCGGCAAACCCGGATTGGATGGCCATTCCAACGGGGCCGAACAGATCGCCTTCCGTGCGCGAGATTGCGGTATGGACATCAGCTATGAGGGCATCCGCCTGACCCCGGAGGAAATCGTGGACGCCGCGCGCGAAGACGACGCGCATGTGATCGGCCTGTCCATCCTGTCCGGCAGCCACCTGCCGCTGGTCGAAGAGGTATTGTCACGCCTGCAAAAAGAAGGGCTGTCCCATATTCCGGTTGTTGTCGGCGGGATTATTCCCGACGAAGATGCCGAAAAATTGAAAGCCATGGGGGTAGCCAAGGTTTACACCCCTAAGAACTTTGAATTGAACGCAATTATGGGCGATATTGTTGTTTTGGCAGACCCCAAGACGCTTGCCGCTGAATAA
- the ccrA gene encoding crotonyl-CoA carboxylase/reductase codes for MALDTESGIASYEAPEKDLYEMGEIPPMGFVPKQMYAWAIRKERHGEPNTAMQQEVVDVPELDSNEVLVLVMAAGVNYNGVWAALGQPISPFDGHKAPYHIAGSDASGIVWAVGDKVKRWKVGDEVVIHCNQDDGDDEECNGGDPMYSPSQRIWGYETPDGSFSQFTRVQAQQLMPRPKHLTWEEAACYTLTLATAYRMLFGHEPHDLKPGQNVLVWGASGGLGSYAIQLINTAGANAIGVISDESKRDFVMGLGAKGVLNRKDFNCWGQLPTVNTPEYAEWFKEARKFGKAIWDITGKGNNVDMVFEHPGESTFPVSTFVVKKGGMVVICAGTTGFNCTFDVRYMWMHQKRLQGSHFAHLKQAAAANKLMVERRLDPCMSEVFTWNDLPEAHMKMLRNEHKPGNMSVLVQAPRTGLRTLEEVLDAD; via the coding sequence ATGGCTTTGGACACCGAAAGCGGTATCGCGTCGTACGAGGCACCCGAAAAGGACCTCTATGAAATGGGTGAGATCCCTCCGATGGGATTTGTCCCCAAGCAGATGTATGCCTGGGCCATCCGCAAGGAACGCCACGGCGAGCCGAATACTGCAATGCAGCAGGAAGTGGTCGACGTGCCCGAACTGGACAGCAACGAGGTGCTGGTTCTGGTGATGGCGGCAGGCGTCAACTACAACGGCGTCTGGGCCGCTCTGGGGCAGCCGATCAGCCCATTTGATGGCCACAAAGCCCCTTATCATATCGCCGGTTCGGATGCGTCAGGCATTGTCTGGGCCGTCGGCGACAAGGTGAAGCGGTGGAAAGTGGGTGATGAAGTCGTTATCCACTGCAACCAGGACGATGGCGACGACGAGGAATGCAACGGTGGTGATCCGATGTACTCTCCCAGCCAGCGAATCTGGGGCTATGAGACGCCGGACGGGTCGTTCAGCCAGTTCACTCGCGTTCAGGCGCAGCAGTTGATGCCGCGCCCCAAGCACCTGACCTGGGAAGAAGCAGCATGCTACACCCTGACTCTGGCGACCGCTTACCGGATGCTTTTTGGCCATGAGCCGCATGATCTGAAACCGGGCCAGAACGTTCTGGTTTGGGGTGCGTCGGGTGGTTTGGGGTCCTATGCGATCCAGCTGATCAACACGGCCGGTGCAAATGCGATTGGCGTGATTTCGGACGAAAGCAAGCGCGACTTCGTCATGGGCTTGGGTGCCAAGGGTGTTCTGAACCGCAAGGACTTCAACTGCTGGGGTCAATTGCCCACGGTGAACACGCCGGAATATGCCGAATGGTTCAAAGAGGCCCGCAAGTTTGGCAAGGCGATCTGGGACATCACCGGCAAAGGCAACAATGTGGATATGGTGTTTGAACACCCCGGTGAAAGCACGTTCCCGGTTTCGACCTTTGTTGTCAAAAAGGGCGGTATGGTCGTGATCTGCGCCGGCACTACCGGCTTCAACTGTACCTTCGACGTGCGCTATATGTGGATGCATCAAAAGCGCCTGCAAGGGTCGCACTTTGCGCATCTCAAACAGGCGGCTGCCGCAAACAAGCTGATGGTAGAACGTCGCCTGGATCCCTGCATGTCAGAAGTGTTCACCTGGAACGATCTGCCCGAGGCGCACATGAAGATGCTGCGGAACGAACATAAGCCGGGCAACATGTCTGTCCTTGTGCAGGCACCCCGCACTGGCTTGCGCACCCTGGAAGAAGTTCTCGACGCAGATTGA
- the deoD gene encoding purine-nucleoside phosphorylase, whose protein sequence is MTIHIGAEKGEIAETVLLPGDPYRAKWAAETFLTDIKQVNDVRGMLGFTGKWKGNPVTIQGSGMGMPSLSIYVNELIRDYDAKTLIRIGSCGGMQDSVKVRDVILAMTSTTLSTPSRGIMKELNFAPCADWGLLQAAAAAAAAKGTPTHVGGIYSSDVFYDERPDLNEQMVRHGILGVEMEAAELYILAARHKCRALAVLTVSDHLLTGEALPSSERERSFGDMVEIALQAAFPNT, encoded by the coding sequence ATGACCATTCACATTGGCGCTGAAAAAGGCGAAATCGCAGAAACGGTTCTTTTGCCCGGAGATCCTTATCGGGCCAAATGGGCTGCTGAAACGTTTTTGACAGATATAAAGCAGGTCAATGACGTTCGTGGAATGCTTGGCTTTACCGGAAAATGGAAAGGAAACCCTGTTACTATTCAGGGCAGTGGTATGGGGATGCCCTCTCTTTCCATTTACGTGAATGAACTGATCCGCGATTACGATGCTAAAACTCTGATCCGTATCGGCTCATGTGGCGGCATGCAGGACAGCGTTAAAGTGCGTGATGTCATTCTGGCAATGACATCAACTACGCTCAGCACCCCTTCGCGGGGCATCATGAAAGAGCTGAACTTTGCGCCCTGCGCCGACTGGGGTTTGTTGCAGGCGGCGGCAGCAGCGGCAGCGGCCAAAGGAACACCGACGCATGTTGGCGGGATATACTCCTCCGACGTCTTTTATGACGAGCGCCCGGATCTGAACGAGCAGATGGTGCGTCACGGCATTCTGGGCGTCGAAATGGAAGCTGCAGAGCTGTACATTCTGGCGGCACGCCACAAATGCCGGGCATTGGCCGTACTCACTGTTTCCGATCACCTTTTGACCGGAGAAGCTCTGCCGTCGTCTGAACGCGAGCGCAGCTTTGGTGACATGGTGGAAATCGCCCTTCAGGCGGCTTTCCCGAACACCTGA
- a CDS encoding H-NS family nucleoid-associated regulatory protein — protein sequence MGINLEQMSRKELLSLRDEIEKALVSAEKRERQEALKAAEKAAAEFGFSLSELSSDAPRGGKTPKTKAKYRNPSNPEQTWTGRGRKPQWVHDALKAGADISELEI from the coding sequence ATGGGGATCAATCTGGAACAAATGTCGCGAAAAGAACTGTTATCTTTACGTGATGAAATAGAAAAAGCGCTTGTCAGCGCCGAAAAACGCGAACGGCAAGAGGCTTTGAAAGCGGCAGAAAAAGCCGCAGCAGAGTTCGGTTTTTCGTTGTCTGAATTGTCCAGCGATGCGCCACGTGGCGGAAAAACGCCTAAAACCAAAGCAAAGTATCGCAACCCGTCGAACCCGGAACAGACCTGGACGGGGCGCGGCCGCAAACCTCAATGGGTGCATGACGCCTTAAAAGCTGGTGCGGATATTTCCGAACTGGAAATTTGA
- a CDS encoding LuxR family transcriptional regulator has protein sequence MGTEVELGQILLDLENTNTLEELSNVAERLRSILQVEHLTYHWVDGAGDQYGYTTYSDTWDERYRDKNYHRIDPVILGCFQRFHPVDWKSLDWSSRIAKSFLQDARNHGVGNQGYSIPIRGPNGQFALFTVNHSCDDQTWQRFISTYGRDLILVAHFINRKALEFEKDRQPDSTRNLSPREIDAITLLALGYSRAQVAHSLSISEHTLRVYIESARSKLGAHNTTHAIATALSRGLIVV, from the coding sequence ATGGGAACGGAAGTCGAATTAGGTCAAATCCTACTGGACTTGGAAAACACCAACACGCTTGAAGAGCTCAGCAACGTCGCCGAGCGATTGCGGAGTATTCTTCAGGTTGAACATCTAACCTATCACTGGGTTGATGGAGCTGGCGATCAGTACGGTTACACCACGTATTCAGATACCTGGGACGAACGCTACCGAGATAAGAACTACCATCGGATTGATCCGGTTATTCTTGGGTGTTTCCAAAGATTTCATCCGGTCGACTGGAAATCTCTGGACTGGTCAAGCAGGATCGCAAAATCCTTTCTTCAAGACGCCCGTAACCACGGTGTTGGCAATCAAGGCTATTCCATTCCGATCCGAGGTCCGAACGGACAGTTTGCCCTATTCACCGTAAACCACAGTTGCGATGATCAGACCTGGCAACGCTTTATTTCGACCTACGGGCGGGATTTGATTTTGGTTGCGCATTTCATCAACCGCAAAGCGCTTGAGTTCGAAAAAGACAGGCAACCGGATTCCACACGTAATCTGTCACCACGGGAAATAGACGCTATTACCCTTTTGGCTTTGGGCTACAGCCGTGCCCAAGTGGCGCATTCGCTGTCGATTTCAGAGCATACGCTGCGGGTCTATATCGAAAGCGCCCGATCGAAATTGGGAGCACATAACACCACGCATGCAATCGCAACCGCGCTCAGCCGAGGATTAATAGTGGTTTAA
- a CDS encoding 1-acyl-sn-glycerol-3-phosphate acyltransferase, with the protein MTQTVELPLWLFLLIVVFAMVTFASHFLFPSVRWFFRRRLERAVSRLNQRLQRPIQPFKLARRHDMIQQLIYDPQVGRAVQQHAQDEGIPEAVAFEKARRYAREIVPSFSAFAYFSFAIRLARLLSNTFYEVRLSHQDEAAIKNIDPDATVVFVMNHRSNMDYVLVTYLAAQQSALSYAVGEWARVWPLSRLIRAMGAYFIRRKSGSELYRQVLSCYVRHATEAGVTQAMFPEGGLSLTGALGRPKLGLLKYIMDGTSPDGRDVVFVPVALNYDRVLEDTILTRAALGSERRFRARIGVISRWILKQLWRRLIGRYKRFGVASVRYGVPISLKEFRAVSDDDVMTDLARELMQRIGQAIPLVPAPAACRLLQQNGSLPEEAVRSQILSMLAEDGHTSDQDGAAVDNAVNQLVERRILSRQGDNLTLSGQREDLLGYYAASVPINRKSDNTAAAK; encoded by the coding sequence ATGACGCAAACCGTGGAACTTCCGCTTTGGCTTTTCCTGCTGATCGTGGTCTTTGCCATGGTCACTTTTGCTTCGCATTTCCTGTTCCCTTCGGTGCGCTGGTTCTTCCGCCGCAGGTTGGAACGTGCCGTTTCGCGCCTGAATCAAAGGCTTCAACGTCCTATCCAGCCGTTTAAGCTGGCGCGGCGACACGACATGATTCAGCAGTTGATTTACGACCCTCAGGTCGGGCGTGCGGTTCAACAACATGCGCAGGACGAAGGCATTCCCGAGGCCGTCGCTTTTGAAAAAGCCCGTCGCTACGCGCGCGAGATTGTTCCGTCGTTTTCCGCTTTTGCCTATTTCAGCTTTGCCATTCGTCTCGCCCGTCTGTTGAGCAATACGTTTTACGAAGTCCGACTCAGCCATCAAGACGAGGCTGCGATAAAGAACATCGATCCGGACGCAACCGTGGTTTTTGTGATGAACCATCGCAGCAATATGGACTATGTGCTTGTGACCTATCTGGCGGCACAGCAATCGGCCTTGTCGTATGCGGTTGGAGAATGGGCGCGCGTTTGGCCGCTAAGCCGTTTGATTCGCGCGATGGGGGCGTACTTTATTCGGCGCAAATCAGGCAGCGAGCTCTATCGGCAAGTGCTGTCCTGCTATGTGCGCCATGCGACCGAAGCTGGTGTGACGCAAGCCATGTTTCCGGAAGGCGGCTTAAGCCTGACCGGCGCACTGGGTCGCCCAAAGTTGGGTTTGCTGAAATACATTATGGATGGAACCTCGCCTGACGGGCGTGATGTGGTTTTTGTCCCCGTCGCACTGAACTATGACCGGGTGCTTGAAGATACCATCCTGACCCGCGCTGCCTTGGGGTCAGAGCGCCGGTTTCGCGCTCGGATCGGCGTGATCTCGCGCTGGATACTCAAGCAGCTCTGGCGGCGTCTGATCGGGCGGTACAAGCGATTTGGCGTCGCCTCTGTGCGATATGGAGTTCCGATTTCGCTGAAGGAATTCCGCGCTGTCAGCGATGACGATGTCATGACGGATTTGGCCCGAGAACTGATGCAACGCATCGGGCAGGCGATCCCGCTGGTTCCAGCCCCTGCGGCTTGCCGGTTGTTGCAACAGAACGGATCTTTGCCTGAAGAGGCCGTTCGATCCCAAATACTGTCTATGTTGGCCGAAGACGGCCACACGTCGGATCAAGACGGAGCGGCTGTGGATAACGCCGTGAATCAGTTGGTCGAGCGCAGGATCTTAAGCCGCCAGGGGGACAATCTGACCCTTTCAGGTCAACGTGAGGATCTGTTGGGCTATTATGCAGCTTCTGTGCCAATCAACAGGAAATCCGATAATACTGCGGCTGCAAAATAA